One Phaseolus vulgaris cultivar G19833 chromosome 4, P. vulgaris v2.0, whole genome shotgun sequence DNA window includes the following coding sequences:
- the LOC137837555 gene encoding uncharacterized protein isoform X2, translating to MFASLSFNLRVSNIPFPFPTMSTFNAALSRTIWIRQPISFFTTMNLRDEDYDHVNRLLSIDNQHNLERRWVLADSSGYIHHVHYNEDLLDPRLTEGWMELRNFYRLLGDHDILIGYVGASTFQLTIFRSDTRKLTVNNYFSQLSTTEATFQGFLWGRF from the exons ATGTTTGCCTCTCTGAGTTTCAATTTGCGTGTATCCAACATACCATTTCCATTCCCTACAATGTCGACTTTCAATGCAGCGTTATCACGAACAATTTGGATCCGACAACCCATATCATTTTTCACAACAATGAATTTGCGAGATGAG GACTACGACCATGTAAATCGCTTACTTTCTATAGACAATCAACACAACCTTGAAAGGCGTTGGGTGCTAGCGGACAGCTCAGGATACATTCATCATGTTCACTATAATGAAGACTTACTGGATCCAAGATTGACTGAAGGGTGGATGGAATTAAGGAACTTCTATCGACTGCTTGGTGACCATGACATATTAATTGGATATGTTGGTGCCTCAACATTCCAACTCACCATTTTCAGGTCAGACACTAGGAAACTGACTGTGAACAATTATTTCAGTCAACTGTCAACAACAGAAGCTACGTTCCAGG GTTTTCTCTGGGGAAGGTTTTAG
- the LOC137837555 gene encoding uncharacterized protein isoform X3 codes for MFASLSFNLRVSNIPFPFPTMSTFNAALSRTIWIRQPISFFTTMNLRDEDYDHVNRLLSIDNQHNLERRWVLADSSGYIHHVHYNEDLLDPRLTEGWMELRNFYRLLGDHDILIGYVGASTFQLTIFRFSLGKVLGIIFGIQISQPSFYVDH; via the exons ATGTTTGCCTCTCTGAGTTTCAATTTGCGTGTATCCAACATACCATTTCCATTCCCTACAATGTCGACTTTCAATGCAGCGTTATCACGAACAATTTGGATCCGACAACCCATATCATTTTTCACAACAATGAATTTGCGAGATGAG GACTACGACCATGTAAATCGCTTACTTTCTATAGACAATCAACACAACCTTGAAAGGCGTTGGGTGCTAGCGGACAGCTCAGGATACATTCATCATGTTCACTATAATGAAGACTTACTGGATCCAAGATTGACTGAAGGGTGGATGGAATTAAGGAACTTCTATCGACTGCTTGGTGACCATGACATATTAATTGGATATGTTGGTGCCTCAACATTCCAACTCACCATTTTCAG GTTTTCTCTGGGGAAGGTTTTAGGAATTATATTCGGGATTCAAATCTCACAACCTTCATTCTATGTGGACCACTAG
- the LOC137837555 gene encoding uncharacterized protein isoform X1: MFASLSFNLRVSNIPFPFPTMSTFNAALSRTIWIRQPISFFTTMNLRDEDYDHVNRLLSIDNQHNLERRWVLADSSGYIHHVHYNEDLLDPRLTEGWMELRNFYRLLGDHDILIGYVGASTFQLTIFRSDTRKLTVNNYFSQLSTTEATFQGQFVHYKLTMNEYSYSNEYLVFSGEGFRNYIRDSNLTTFILCGPLEHQIFEAESSPTSDNIFYLGHR; encoded by the exons ATGTTTGCCTCTCTGAGTTTCAATTTGCGTGTATCCAACATACCATTTCCATTCCCTACAATGTCGACTTTCAATGCAGCGTTATCACGAACAATTTGGATCCGACAACCCATATCATTTTTCACAACAATGAATTTGCGAGATGAG GACTACGACCATGTAAATCGCTTACTTTCTATAGACAATCAACACAACCTTGAAAGGCGTTGGGTGCTAGCGGACAGCTCAGGATACATTCATCATGTTCACTATAATGAAGACTTACTGGATCCAAGATTGACTGAAGGGTGGATGGAATTAAGGAACTTCTATCGACTGCTTGGTGACCATGACATATTAATTGGATATGTTGGTGCCTCAACATTCCAACTCACCATTTTCAGGTCAGACACTAGGAAACTGACTGTGAACAATTATTTCAGTCAACTGTCAACAACAGAAGCTACGTTCCAGGGTCAGTTTGTTCATTACAAACTTACCATGAATGAATATAGTTATAGCAACGAATATTTG GTTTTCTCTGGGGAAGGTTTTAGGAATTATATTCGGGATTCAAATCTCACAACCTTCATTCTATGTGGACCACTAGAACATCAAATATTTGAAGCGGAGAGTTCACCAACCTCCGACAACATTTTCTACCTTGGACATCGATGA